Part of the Pseudobdellovibrionaceae bacterium genome is shown below.
GATAATGCGGCAGTACAATCACCCTCAGGTGGCGGGCAGGGCCAGAAGCCCGTCTTATTTATTGGCCTAGCCATTTTTAATATGTTGGTGGTTGTTGGCGTTGGCGTCATGGTCATGATGGCGAAAAAGAAGGAAGCCGAAAAGGCAAACATAGATGATGTTATTCAAGGTGAGCACAAGGCTCAAATGGAAGAAGCCCACTCAGAAGAGTTTATTGGTCAGCTTGTCCCCCTTGAAACATTTATTGTGAACTTGGCTCAGTCGCGTGGACGAAAGATTGCGAAAATCAATATGGAATTCGAAGTGAATACACTCGATGTACAAAAAGAAATCGCAGAGCTTAAACCAAAAATCCGAGACATTATTATTATTATTATTTCGAGTAAGACTTACGCCCAAGTATCCACGAAAGAGGGTAAAGACGATTTGAGAAATGAAATTCGCGACAAGGTGAATTTGTTTCTTACTAAGGGTCGGATTGAGCGAGTTTATTTTACTGAGTTTATTTATAACTAGGAATTAAGGAAGAGTTCTTATGAGTCAGGTTTTATCTCAAAGCGAAGTTGATGCCCTCCTCGCCGCAGTATCTGACGGTGAGTTAGGTGATTCTGGCGATGGTGAAGGCGGTGGTGGCGGTGGTAGTGTTGATGACCGCGTGGTTGTTGTCTATGATTTGACTAGCCAAGATAGAATTATTCGCGGTCGGCTTCCACAGCTTGACGTTATTTATGAGCGATTTATGCGGTCTTTCCGAGTTTCACTGTCTTCGTCGCTACGAAAAATAGCGAGCTTAAACCATGCCAGTACAGACTTTTTAAAATTTGGCGAATTCATCAATACCCTTCCAATGCCTACTTGTATGAGTGTGCTCCGATTTAACGCCTTAAGAGGATCGGCGCTTCTAGTTATAGAAAGTAAGCTAGCCTATGCCCTGGTGGACAACTTCTTTGGCGGTGCTGATCGGCCCTATACAAAAATCGAAGGAAAAGATTTTACCCCTATTGAACTACAGATTATCAGAAAAGTCGTAAATATTGCCATTGCCGATTTAGAAGAAGCGTGGGCTTCAGTAGAGACCATTGACTGTAGCTTTGTTCGAACAGAAATTAACCCTCAGTTTGTGGGAATTGTGCCTCCAACAGATATTGTTATCGCGTCAACGTTTGACGTGGAATTAGAAAACGCGAACGGCACCATCACATTGGTGATTCCCTACGCGACTATTGAGCCCATAAAGCAAAAGTTGGCATCAGGGTTCCAAGTGGAGTCAGACCAAACAGATAAAAAACTTTGGACAAGTACCATTACTGATCAGCTGATGGGTACAGAGATTAACCTTAAGGTGAACCTGGGTAATACAGAAATCAGTCTTGAACAGTTGATGAAATTAAAAACAGGGGACGTTCTGCCGTTGGACCAGGACGCCACTGGCGAATTTGACATGCAGATCGAAGGAACCAAAAAATTTAAATGTTTTTACGGCATTCACCATGGAACGGTGGCTGTGCAAGTAACTCGACCGATAGAAAAGTGAGGGGAATATGGCAGACGAAAATGCTGCAAGTGCTGAAGAAAGCCTAGAGGCAATCATGTCAGAGGCAGCCGGAGCCGAGGGATTAACCGCCATTGATGGCGGTAAAAGCGGCGGTGGCGGCGGTAAAGGGAGCGGCGACGGTAGGTCCAGGAAACTAGGAGAGAAGCAAGATCGCAACCTCGATTTGATTCTTGATATTCCGCTTAAAGTAACAGTGGAGTTGGGTCGGACGCGAATGGTTGTGAGTGAACTGCTCAATTTAGGCCAAGGTAGCGTGGTTGAACTCAATAAACTTGCCGGTGAGCCAATGGAAGTGTTGGTCAACGACAAGCTTGTGGCTCGCGGGGAAGCTGTTGTGGTGAACGAAAAGTTCGGGGTTCGATTGACAGATATTATTTCGCCTTCGGAACGCGCTGAACAACTGAAATAAGAGTTTGGCGGGGTCAAAAACCTATATAGCTCAGGGAGGAGCTGTGGTTAAGGTAACAAAGTGGATTATTGGAGCAGTTTTAGGTTTACATGTATTTGCAGCAAATGCAGAAATTCCTACGATCGAGTCGGTAGAAAGTCGTAGAGAGGGACAGAGCTTTGCGACGAACATGACCTTCAATCAGCCCGTATCAATAAAAAATGCCAACGTTGAATACATCAATCAGACCGTACAGATAGATGTTCCCAATGTTAAGATACAAAAAGGCAAAAAGCTCTTTAGAATAGAAGATGAGCGGGTGCGCAGTATTTATTTATACCAAGTCACTGCCGAAAATCTAAGAGTTCGTATTATTCACCATAAACCCATCAATGCAGTGGAGCTTAAAGGTCACGTTCACCTCTCCAGTGAAGGAAATAATCTGGTAATTCGGGTCGACAATCCTGCGATGGCGGTTGCGACGACCTTGCCACCGAAAATTGACATTGAGTCCACTCCGCCGCTGGATCTCAACGAAGAAATAGAACAGGCGATGAAGGTCAACCGCCCTGAGGGTGTAGTGCCCGCTGAGGCGATTTTAAAGGCCGAACTGAGCGAGGGCCGCAAAACTGCATCAATCATTGAAAAA
Proteins encoded:
- a CDS encoding flagellar basal body-associated FliL family protein; protein product: MLVVVGVGVMVMMAKKKEAEKANIDDVIQGEHKAQMEEAHSEEFIGQLVPLETFIVNLAQSRGRKIAKINMEFEVNTLDVQKEIAELKPKIRDIIIIIISSKTYAQVSTKEGKDDLRNEIRDKVNLFLTKGRIERVYFTEFIYN
- the fliM gene encoding flagellar motor switch protein FliM, whose product is MSQVLSQSEVDALLAAVSDGELGDSGDGEGGGGGGSVDDRVVVVYDLTSQDRIIRGRLPQLDVIYERFMRSFRVSLSSSLRKIASLNHASTDFLKFGEFINTLPMPTCMSVLRFNALRGSALLVIESKLAYALVDNFFGGADRPYTKIEGKDFTPIELQIIRKVVNIAIADLEEAWASVETIDCSFVRTEINPQFVGIVPPTDIVIASTFDVELENANGTITLVIPYATIEPIKQKLASGFQVESDQTDKKLWTSTITDQLMGTEINLKVNLGNTEISLEQLMKLKTGDVLPLDQDATGEFDMQIEGTKKFKCFYGIHHGTVAVQVTRPIEK
- the fliN gene encoding flagellar motor switch protein FliN encodes the protein MSEAAGAEGLTAIDGGKSGGGGGKGSGDGRSRKLGEKQDRNLDLILDIPLKVTVELGRTRMVVSELLNLGQGSVVELNKLAGEPMEVLVNDKLVARGEAVVVNEKFGVRLTDIISPSERAEQLK